In a single window of the Oscarella lobularis chromosome 4, ooOscLobu1.1, whole genome shotgun sequence genome:
- the LOC136186199 gene encoding glutamine--tRNA ligase-like, which produces MSRELFISIGLSEEKATETLKNAALSKSLEQIIAAAKEHASSIDWSIGKVLYAVSSRVRTTHRLAFMAKYIATKQISSSLQVEAAIEYLKSHPVDPINASEFESACGVGVTISIEEIEKHVAELIEAHKTGIEALRYRFNPGALLAAARKTDLKWADGKAVKAEMDKQIEKLLGPKTEADLVKPSKATKPVKVAANNESSADEEKPPMIGEAANFHKPGENFTTNGYVVTPKTMEMLQHHLNVTGGRVLTRFPPEPNGILHIGHAKAINFNFNYATAHKGLCYLRYDDTNPENEEERFFQGILEMVKWLGHTPWKITHSSDYFDELYEMAVELIKRGLAYVCHQQHEEIKGHNPPPSPWRNRPIRESLVLFEDMKKGKIDEGQATLRMKMIMEDGKVDPVAYRIKFVPHARTKDQWCIYPTYDYTHCLCDSLENITHSLCTKEFQSRRSAYYWLCNGLDVYCPVQWEYGRLNFLYTVVSKRKIGKLIREGIVDDWDDPRLFTLAALKRRGVPPQAIHNFTAKVGVTMSQTVLDPAMLDACIREELNATAHRAMAVLDPLKLTIVNFPAEKAIEIEVMNVPSDVSRGIDCGKHSIPFDRVVYIDRADFKEEADKKFRRLSPGQPVGLKHSGHAVTLKEIHKDPLSADIVELKVECHSLDSFASKPKAFIHWVSNPIMSQVRLYDRLFLHKNPAEVPGGILNDCNKDSLTVINRVLVDQSLRNAKIGDVFQFERVGYFSPDYDSTEENLVFNRTVPLKEDANK; this is translated from the exons ATGTCGAGAGAGCTTTTCATCAGCATTGGCCTTTCCGAAGAAAAGGCGACTGAAACCCTTAAAAATGCTGCTCTATCAAAGTCTCTCGAGCAGATCATAGCAGCA GCCAAAGAGCACGCCTCTTCCATCGACTGGAGCATCGGCAAAGTACTCTACGCCGTCTCGTCTCGCGTTCGCACGACGCATCGGCTCGCCTTCATGGCGAAATACATCGCGACGAAGCAAATATCGTCGAGCCTTCAAGTGGAGG CCGCTATCGAATACCTAAAGAGCCATCCCGTCGATCCAATCAACGCGTCCGAGTTCGAGTCAGCGTGCGGCGTAGGAGTCACAATCTCCATtgaggaaattgaaaaacat GTTGCTGAATTGATCGAAGCTCACAAGACTGGAATTGAAGCTCTTCGATACCGTTTCAATCCTGGAGCGTTGTTGG cGGCGGCGAGGAAAACGGATTTGAAGTGGGCTGATGGGAAAGCGGTGAAGGCGGAAATGGATAAGCAA ATTGAAAAACTTTTGGGTCCCAAAACGGAAGCGGATCTTGTGAAGCCAAGCAAGGCTACTAAA CCGGTAAAAGTTGCCGCCAATAATGAGTCATCTGCTGATGAAGAAAAGCCGCCAATGATTGGCGAAGCAGCGAATTTTCACAAGCCAG GCGAGAATTTTACGACAAATGGATACGTTGTAACGCCAAAAACGATGGAAATGCTGCAGCACCATTTGAATGTGACTGGAGGAAGA GTTTTGACTCGATTTCCGCCAGAGCCAAATGGAATTCTTCACATTGGCCACGCGAAAgcaatcaatttcaatttcaattatGCAACTGCTCACAAGGGTCTCTGCTACCTTCGATACGATGATACGAATCcggaaaatgaagaagaaagattCTTTCAGGGGATTCTTGAAATGGTGAAATGGCTTG GTCACACTCCTTGGAAGATAACGCATTCGTCTGACTATTTCGATGAGCTTTATGAAATGGCTGTGGAATTGATTAAGCGAGGTTTGGCCTATGTTTGTCATCAGCAACATGAGGAAATCAAGGGGCACAATCCGCCGCCGAGCCCCTGGAGAAATCGGCCTATCAGAGAATCACTAGTACTATTTGAG GATATGAAAAAgggaaaaattgacgaagGACAG GCAACGTTGAGAATGAAAATGATTATGGAAGATGGCAAGGTTGATCCCGTGGCCTATCGTATCAAATTTGTACCCCACGCAAGAACGAAGGATCAATG GTGCATCTATCCAACGTACGATTACACTCACTGTCTATGCGATTCTCTTGAAAACATAACCCATTCTCTGTGCACCAAAGAATTTCAATCAAG GCGTTCTGCATATTATTGGCTTTGTAATGGTCTGGATGTTTATTGCCCAGTTCAGTGGGAATACGGCAGACTAAACTTTCTCTACACCGTCGTTtctaaacgaaaaatcggCAAATTAATTCGCGAAGGAATTGTCGA TGATTGGGATGATCCTCGTCTTTTCACTCTTGCTGCTCTAAAACGACGTGGCGTTCCTCCGCAGGCAATTCATAACTTCACTGCCAAAGTTGGCGTTACCATGTCCCAAACGGTCTTGGATCCAGCCATGTTGGACGCGTGCATTCGAGAGGAATTAAACGCCACCGCTCACAG AGCGATGGCCGTGTTGGATCCTTTAAAATTGACGATAGTTAATTTTCCAGCTGAGAAG gcaattgaaattgaagtgaTGAACGTTCCTTCCGACGTGAGCCGAGGCATTGACTGTGGCAAACACAGCATTCCCTTCGATCGAGTCGTCTATATCGACAGAGCGGATTTCAAAGAA GAAGCAGACAagaaatttcgtcgcttgTCACCTGGTCAACCGGTCGGACTCAAGCATTCAGGACACGCTGTAACACTGAAGGAAATTCATAAG GATCCACTAAGCGCGGATATTGTTGAACTGAAAGTGGAGTGCCATTCGCTTGATTCGTTTGCAAGCAAACCGAAGGCTTTTATTCATTGGGTGTCCAATCCAATCATGAGTCAAGTCCGCCTTTATGACAGGCT ATTTCTGCACAAAAATCCGGCTGAGGTTCCGGGCGGCATTTTGAATGATTGCAACAAG GATTCCCTGACCGTGATTAATCGAGTTCTCGTTGATCAGTCGCTCAGAAACGCAAAAATAGGTGACGTTTTTCAGTTCGAAAGGGTTGGCTATTTCAGCCCGGATTACGACAGTACGGAAGAAAAC CTCGTCTTCAACCGAACTGTCCCGCTCAAAGAGGACGCCAACAAATag
- the LOC136185575 gene encoding UDP-xylose and UDP-N-acetylglucosamine transporter-like has protein sequence MFTTQTAILLVFLSCCLNVVFLELLIKEAKGSGTIITFAQFLFIASEGFIATANFGREKRIIPLRSYGVLVLIFFTVSVINNYALNFSIPMPLHMVFKSGSLAANMILGIILLRRRYTLSKYLSVAIVSFGIFLCTYMSALQMEKNRVETAGKGATLLELSVGVTLLILSLLMSAGLGIFQESLYAKYGKVSREVMFYSHALSLPGFFLLSSDILRHAAIFSESKPIELFLLPISIPKMWLHLIGNLFTQYVCVRSVFFLTSQCQSLTVTLIVTLRKFVSLVISILYFQNPFTSYHWIGAVMVFFGTFLFSDVIGKVKERFSELGRKNEGELQNDNVSKKEL, from the exons ATGTTTACTACCCAAACGGCAATTTTGCTGGTCTTTCTATCGTGCTGTCTCAATGTCGTCTTTCTTGAACTCTTGATCAA GGAAGCCAAAGGATCAGGAACAATTATTACCTTTGCACAATTTCTATTTATAGCGTCGGAAGGTTTTATAGCTACGGCTAattttggccgagaaaagaGGATCATTCCTCTCAG ATCGTACGGTGTTCTTGTTCTCATATTCTTCACTGTGAGCGTTATAAACAATTATGCGCTCAATTTCAGTATTCCAATGCCTCTACACATGGTTTTCAAATCG GGATCACTTGCCGCTAATATGATACTGGGCATCATACTGCTGAGAAGAAG ATACACTTTATCAAAGTATCTATCGGTTGCCATAGTCTCCTTTGGTATTTTTCTATGTACCTACATGTCTGCTTTACAAATGGAA aaaaacaGAGTTGAAACGGCTGGGAAAGGAGCAACGCTTTTAGAACTATCCGTTGGAGTCACGCTATTGATTTTATCTCTGCTAATGTCTGCAGGCCTTGGCATATTTCAA GAATCGTTGTATGCCAAATATGGAAAAGTATCTCGTGAAGTGATGTTCTATTCT CATGCTCTGTCACTTCCgggattttttcttctttcctctgACATATTGCGTCATGCTGCAATATTTTCTGAATCGA aGCCTATTGAACTGTTTCTCCTTCCAATATCAATTCCAAAGATGTGGTTACATCTTATAGGCAATCTATTTACTCA GTACGTTTGCGTTCGTTCAGTGTTTTTCCTCACAAGCCAGTGTCAGTCTCTGACTGTAACACTCATTGTGACCCTCAGAAAATTTGTCAGTCTTGTCATCTCAATTCTGTACTTTCAAAACCCCTTTACAAGTTATCACTGGATTGGTGCTGTCATGGTTTTCTTCGGTACATTTCtgttctctgacgtcattggaaAAGTCAAAGAGAGGTTTTCAGAATTGGGAAGGAAGAATGAAGGAGAACTTCAGAATGACAATGTTTCTAAGAAGGAGTTGTGA
- the LOC136186421 gene encoding uncharacterized protein isoform X1 produces the protein MPATSSFLLCLLFLFVLFVFSAAHSRWTCPVPRSSGTGLKKDPCGGVGDFTTNGQLTLSPGPNTLEFEESISHKGAPFRIALSQDGKDVYDCILLNHIPHNDAGRPTYLNEQTYVQYRITVDIPDVKCDNCALQLINPMTDKIGKGNSCVLGQSSSPNYCFSVYHSCANVKITGKIPRDNLNCTQPADWPYSNKQADMYTQESHPWQNGTLTGLPSQYSNKIGACYPGATVPAPTKVTSKAPTLFKVLATLKLHAKTTVASVSDDVTATSDRNGDVVQEPIAKTLLALSTLITYLILT, from the exons ATGCCTGCGACTTCGTCTTTTCTACTCTGCCTCCTCTTCTTGTTTGTTCTATTCGTCTTTAGTGCGGCTCACTCG CGCTGGACGTGTCCCGTGCCAAGATCAAGTGGAACAGGATTGAAAAAG GATCCGTGCGGGGGCGTGGGTGACTTTACCACCAACGGACAATTGACCCTTTCCCCGGGGCCAAACACTCTCGAATTCGAAGAGAGCATCAGCCACAAAG GAGCTCCGTTTCGCATCGCTCTGTCTCAGGATGGCAAAGACGTCTACGATTGCATTCTTCTAAATCACATTCCCCACAACGATGCGGGAAGACCGACCTATCTGAACGAGCAAACGTACGTTCAGTATCGAATCACCGTCGACATTCCCGATGTGAAATGTGACAATTGCGCTCTCCAATTGATCAATCCCATGACTGACAAAATAG GAAAGGGAAATTCGTGCGTTCTGGGACAGTCTTCGAGTCCCAACTATTGCTTTAGCGTCTACCATTCATGTGCCAACGTCAAAATTAC AGGAAAAATTCCGCGCGACAATTTGAACTGCACCCAGCCGGCTGACTGGCCCTACAGC AATAAGCAAGCTGATATGTACACCCAAGAATCGCATCCGTGGCAAAACGGAACACTCACAGGACTACCTAGTCAATACTCTAACAAAATCGGAGCATGTTATCCGGGAGCGACGGTCCCGGCTCCAACTAAAG TAACAAGCAAGGCACCTACCCTCTTCAAAGTTTTAGCTACTCTGAAATTGCATGCTAAGACTACTGTTGCTTCAGTTTCTGATGATGTCACGGCAACGAGCGATAGAAATGGAGATGTTGTGCAAGAACCCATTGCCAAAA CACTGTTAGCGCTTTCAACTCTTATAACGTATCTTATTTTGACGTAa
- the LOC136186421 gene encoding uncharacterized protein isoform X2 — protein sequence MPATSSFLLCLLFLFVLFVFSAAHSRWTCPVPRSSGTGLKKDPCGGVGDFTTNGQLTLSPGPNTLEFEESISHKGAPFRIALSQDGKDVYDCILLNHIPHNDAGRPTYLNEQTYVQYRITVDIPDVKCDNCALQLINPMTDKIGKGNSCVLGQSSSPNYCFSVYHSCANVKITGKIPRDNLNCTQPADWPYSNKQADMYTQESHPWQNGTLTGLPSQYSNKIGACYPGATVPAPTKVSDDVTATSDRNGDVVQEPIAKTLLALSTLITYLILT from the exons ATGCCTGCGACTTCGTCTTTTCTACTCTGCCTCCTCTTCTTGTTTGTTCTATTCGTCTTTAGTGCGGCTCACTCG CGCTGGACGTGTCCCGTGCCAAGATCAAGTGGAACAGGATTGAAAAAG GATCCGTGCGGGGGCGTGGGTGACTTTACCACCAACGGACAATTGACCCTTTCCCCGGGGCCAAACACTCTCGAATTCGAAGAGAGCATCAGCCACAAAG GAGCTCCGTTTCGCATCGCTCTGTCTCAGGATGGCAAAGACGTCTACGATTGCATTCTTCTAAATCACATTCCCCACAACGATGCGGGAAGACCGACCTATCTGAACGAGCAAACGTACGTTCAGTATCGAATCACCGTCGACATTCCCGATGTGAAATGTGACAATTGCGCTCTCCAATTGATCAATCCCATGACTGACAAAATAG GAAAGGGAAATTCGTGCGTTCTGGGACAGTCTTCGAGTCCCAACTATTGCTTTAGCGTCTACCATTCATGTGCCAACGTCAAAATTAC AGGAAAAATTCCGCGCGACAATTTGAACTGCACCCAGCCGGCTGACTGGCCCTACAGC AATAAGCAAGCTGATATGTACACCCAAGAATCGCATCCGTGGCAAAACGGAACACTCACAGGACTACCTAGTCAATACTCTAACAAAATCGGAGCATGTTATCCGGGAGCGACGGTCCCGGCTCCAACTAAAG TTTCTGATGATGTCACGGCAACGAGCGATAGAAATGGAGATGTTGTGCAAGAACCCATTGCCAAAA CACTGTTAGCGCTTTCAACTCTTATAACGTATCTTATTTTGACGTAa
- the LOC136186420 gene encoding uncharacterized protein, translating to MSTNHLLRYSALCVGLIILLHSLGIREFAPYRFIPPPEGLLLRWGSHVVLALSSLLIKAFQRKRGNYREMLSTVIWPVVLSLISIVSGIHILDAPYNNAAESPLIQASRVISMGACIIAGSLFYGCRHKIEKLLSLGIIIAGFLWAIVGDSEAFFPLVGTIISIVNGVSTGVLLISIKNRLDSFAMLDFMIAFFSATSFGMLGISLFYARPAEWFKLSKRMFAPWAKFGVMLPLQVGLEAVVLLLLFYGTPETYLVTAAFAWIPSTVIAGFMFELDIMLASLKGAFLILFGVIMYMWVSQEKENPETIVS from the exons ATGTCGACGAATCATCTTCTGCGTTATTCGGCGTTATGCGTCGGTCTTATCATCCTCTTGCATTCGCTCGGAATACGCGAATTCGCGCCTTATCGCTTTATTCCGCCACCAGAGGGGCTCCTCCTTCGCTGGGGCAGTCACGTCGTGCTCGCACTCTCCTCTCTCCTAATAAAAGCCtttcaacgaaaacgaggGAACTACAG GGAAATGCTCTCGACGGTTATTTGGCCAGTCGTTTTGTCACTCATCTCCATTGTCTCCGGAATTCACATACTCGACGCTCCGTATAACAACGCTGCCGAGTCACCTCTTATTCAGGCGAGTCGCGTCATATCCATGGGAGCGTGCATCATTGCCGGAAGTTTATTCTATGGCTGTCGACACAAGATAGAGAAACTCCTTAGCCTGGGAATCATTATTGCTGGTTTTTTGTGGGCTATCGTTGGAGATTCGGAGGCCTTTTTTCCTCTGGTGGGTACTATCATATCGATAGTCAACGGCGTGTCGACGGGAGTGCTACTAATTTCCATTAAAAATCGACTGGACAGT TTTGCTATGCTCGATTTTAtgattgctttcttttctgccACTTCGTTTGGCATGCTGGGAATCTCGTTGTTCTACGCACGTCCCGCGGAATGGTTCAAACTCAGCAAGAGAATGTTTGCACCTTGGGCTAAATTTGGCGTAATg CTTCCTCTTCAAGTTGGCCTTGAGGCTGTTGTGCTCTTGCTGTTGTTTTATGGAACGCCGGAGACGTACTTGGTCACCGCTGCGTTTGCTTGGATACCGTCTACTGTGATTGCTGGATTTATGTTTGAGCTTGACATTATGCTCGCCTCGTTGAAAGGAGCCTTTCTGATTCTATTTGGAGTGATTATGTACATGTGGGTTTCgcaggaaaaggagaatccGGAAACGATTGTTTcatag